Proteins co-encoded in one Methanobacterium veterum genomic window:
- the lysS gene encoding lysine--tRNA ligase: MKHWIENVADSLIERDLPEHVIASGTSISGSIHIGNSCDVFIANAVTKSLKNQGAPAEVIWIADDYDPLRKVPYPLPPEYEKYLGIPYAHIPCPEGCCENFVEHFKKPFIDTLDDFGISLKEYSGEKMYKEGIYNEYIRIALENAPKIREIFNKYREHALADDWLPYNPICEECGRINTTFAYGYEDDIVHYRCNCGHEGSMDIKSGTGKLTWRVEWAARWKILGITCEPFGKDHAASGGSYDVSSIISQEIFNYPAPYPVPYEWITLKGDAMSKSKGVFFTPGQWLEIGKPETLNYFLFRSKPLKHKDFNPEMPFLDFIDQYDRVERIYYGSEEPASQKEGEKSKKIYEMSQIELKDEMPFQPSYRFMTVAYQIADGDIKKVFEILKKNSQLPENMNNVDFENLNEEDLKNLKMRMDHVKNWLGTYAPEFVKFSVMKKIPKLPLGEDQTKFLLKLADLLEGKEYSAEELHDEMYNLLTEMDMKPQKAFQAIYKIIIGKKQGPRAASFVLSLDNDFVVKRFRKEA, from the coding sequence TTGAAACATTGGATTGAAAATGTTGCAGATAGTTTAATTGAAAGAGATTTACCTGAGCATGTAATTGCAAGTGGGACATCCATATCCGGTTCAATACACATTGGAAATTCCTGCGACGTGTTTATCGCGAATGCAGTCACAAAATCTCTAAAGAACCAGGGAGCTCCTGCAGAAGTTATATGGATTGCAGACGACTACGATCCACTCAGAAAAGTTCCATATCCCCTTCCACCAGAATATGAAAAATATTTAGGCATACCCTATGCACATATTCCCTGCCCTGAAGGATGCTGTGAAAATTTCGTAGAACACTTTAAAAAACCATTTATTGATACACTTGATGACTTTGGAATATCTTTAAAGGAATATTCCGGAGAAAAAATGTACAAAGAAGGGATATACAACGAATATATACGAATAGCATTAGAAAATGCCCCTAAAATAAGGGAAATATTCAATAAATACAGGGAACATGCCCTTGCAGATGACTGGCTTCCATACAACCCAATCTGTGAAGAATGCGGACGGATAAATACTACCTTCGCCTACGGCTATGAAGACGATATCGTTCATTACAGATGTAACTGCGGCCATGAAGGATCTATGGATATTAAATCAGGTACAGGAAAACTTACATGGCGTGTTGAATGGGCTGCAAGATGGAAGATACTCGGTATTACATGCGAACCATTTGGAAAAGACCATGCAGCAAGTGGGGGATCCTACGACGTAAGCAGCATAATATCACAGGAAATATTCAATTATCCTGCACCTTACCCCGTACCTTATGAATGGATAACTCTTAAGGGGGATGCTATGTCCAAATCTAAAGGTGTTTTCTTTACACCAGGACAGTGGCTCGAAATAGGCAAGCCAGAAACTCTTAATTATTTCCTATTCCGCAGTAAACCATTAAAACATAAAGACTTTAACCCCGAAATGCCATTTCTAGACTTTATTGACCAGTATGATCGTGTTGAAAGGATATACTATGGATCTGAAGAACCTGCATCCCAAAAAGAAGGGGAAAAATCTAAAAAGATTTATGAAATGTCACAAATTGAACTTAAGGACGAAATGCCATTCCAACCATCCTACAGGTTCATGACAGTAGCATATCAAATTGCAGATGGAGACATAAAAAAGGTCTTTGAGATACTCAAAAAGAATTCACAGCTTCCAGAAAACATGAACAATGTTGACTTTGAGAACTTAAATGAAGAAGATCTTAAAAATCTCAAAATGAGGATGGATCATGTTAAAAACTGGCTTGGTACATATGCACCAGAATTTGTAAAGTTCAGTGTTATGAAAAAGATTCCTAAATTACCTCTGGGTGAAGACCAGACCAAATTCCTGCTTAAACTTGCAGACCTTCTTGAAGGAAAGGAATATAGTGCGGAAGAATTACATGACGAAATGTACAATCTTCTCACTGAAATGGACATGAAACCTCAAAAAGCATTCCAGGCCATTTATAAAATTATAATCGGTAAAAAACAAGGCCCAAGAGCAGCTTCATTTGTTTTATCCCTTGATAACGATTTTGTTGTCAAAAGATTTAGAAAAGAAGCTTAA
- a CDS encoding myosin/kinesin family protein yields the protein MLEVASVNEDYSNRLDQIQITEIIQLIKEQFKKYDLGNIKQDLLIRWLIDDLYRERYHKTDVKILIKTISSEYSEYIETIYTESKRIEIDLLDIFDKTTDYIDFNQKLSNIYHSDNSEEIIQSQGKIEYLQLNEPLTSLLIDIFEILMPGNAELATIIWSSAIATVKGRPNMVIITGDPGEGKSVLMDYILQFIPEEYIIRINDATESSLFDPTQPIDYLDNKIVYLGDLGDKNGFEDSQSLRTILRILLSDGYYSRNIKEKQKDEDGVQNWVTVHQELIGNPSTWYTSVRNDNDAQDQDRSIIATVNLSKEREIKRIIQHKNKNSKTGRRIRKVIDEYTPILHSIFEYLVSIDKECICPWDLTKLENLHYGFRNYNRLLTLTEMLAFINMDYKEQFNGFILADKEDLKTIAKFMFKGTGKYSDLFIKRLDTIFNEYGAYKKEYDGDQVMLAYEPFTRSDVVALFPDTYSNLQSGTSTVYRDILKPAIENKWINEDKTTRPYTYSFDREPDFNGVDNPIIREIESLEIDWEMLNDEYGSDD from the coding sequence ATGTTAGAAGTAGCAAGTGTAAATGAAGATTATTCTAACAGATTAGATCAAATCCAAATAACTGAAATAATTCAACTAATCAAAGAACAGTTCAAAAAATATGATTTAGGTAATATAAAGCAGGATTTACTTATAAGATGGTTAATTGATGATTTATACAGAGAAAGATACCATAAAACAGACGTTAAAATATTAATTAAAACCATAAGCTCTGAATATTCTGAATATATTGAAACGATATATACTGAATCTAAACGTATCGAAATTGATTTATTAGATATATTCGATAAAACAACTGATTATATTGATTTTAATCAGAAATTAAGTAATATATATCACTCTGATAACTCGGAAGAAATTATTCAGTCTCAAGGAAAAATAGAGTATTTACAATTAAATGAACCTTTAACATCTTTATTAATAGATATATTTGAAATATTGATGCCTGGAAACGCAGAACTAGCTACAATTATATGGAGTAGTGCAATAGCTACTGTAAAAGGTAGGCCGAACATGGTTATAATTACAGGCGACCCTGGAGAGGGAAAAAGTGTATTAATGGATTATATACTCCAATTTATTCCAGAAGAATATATAATTAGAATTAATGATGCGACAGAATCCTCTTTATTTGATCCAACACAACCCATAGATTATTTAGATAATAAAATTGTTTATTTGGGAGATCTAGGAGATAAAAATGGGTTTGAAGATTCTCAGTCATTACGAACCATCTTAAGAATTTTATTAAGTGACGGTTACTATTCTAGGAATATTAAAGAAAAACAAAAAGATGAAGATGGAGTACAAAACTGGGTTACAGTACATCAGGAACTTATAGGAAATCCTTCCACATGGTACACTTCTGTAAGGAATGATAATGACGCACAAGATCAAGACAGAAGCATAATTGCAACAGTTAATCTATCTAAGGAAAGAGAAATTAAAAGAATAATCCAACACAAAAACAAAAACAGTAAAACTGGTCGACGTATTCGTAAAGTTATTGATGAATACACCCCAATACTGCATTCAATCTTTGAGTATTTAGTATCAATTGACAAAGAATGTATATGCCCTTGGGATTTAACAAAACTTGAAAATTTACATTATGGATTCAGGAATTACAACAGACTACTTACACTTACAGAGATGTTGGCTTTTATCAACATGGATTATAAAGAACAGTTCAATGGGTTTATATTAGCTGATAAAGAAGACCTTAAAACTATTGCCAAATTCATGTTTAAAGGTACAGGTAAGTATTCAGATTTATTCATCAAAAGGTTAGATACTATATTTAATGAATATGGAGCATATAAAAAAGAATATGATGGGGATCAAGTAATGTTAGCTTACGAGCCTTTTACTAGATCTGATGTTGTAGCTCTATTTCCAGATACTTATTCAAATCTACAAAGTGGTACTAGTACAGTGTATAGAGATATTCTAAAACCAGCTATTGAAAATAAATGGATTAATGAGGATAAAACTACAAGACCTTATACTTATTCTTTTGATAGAGAACCTGATTTTAATGGAGTAGATAATCCAATTATAAGAGAGATTGAATCCTTAGAAATTGATTGGGAAATGTTAAATGATGAATACGGATCTGATGATTAA
- a CDS encoding HNH endonuclease, producing MKYYNKTLYNELKPNYLKLNYEDKINKNEEKIIDLQNKLKYNPPKFLYQRKELQDKIKRYNVNILEIKEKINRINYCKECGMEFVSPKIKYRKSKKWSWKNDYCSKSCYNVTKGYPSEFNSSLKFEIRLRDGFKCKMCGKLQEEIPYLLNVHHIDHDKTNCEHSNLVSLCQPCHLKAHKEPDWHKKFLAEVTAK from the coding sequence GTGAAATATTATAATAAAACCTTATATAATGAATTAAAACCAAATTATTTAAAATTAAATTATGAAGATAAAATTAATAAAAACGAAGAGAAAATAATTGATTTACAAAATAAGCTTAAATATAATCCCCCTAAATTTTTATATCAGCGTAAAGAACTCCAAGATAAAATAAAAAGATATAATGTGAATATATTGGAAATAAAAGAAAAAATAAATCGTATAAATTATTGTAAAGAATGTGGAATGGAATTTGTAAGTCCTAAAATAAAATATAGAAAAAGTAAGAAATGGTCATGGAAGAATGATTACTGTTCTAAAAGTTGTTACAATGTAACGAAAGGTTATCCTTCAGAGTTCAATAGCTCACTTAAATTTGAAATAAGGTTAAGAGATGGATTTAAATGTAAAATGTGCGGTAAATTACAGGAAGAAATTCCTTATTTGTTGAATGTTCACCATATTGATCATGACAAAACAAACTGCGAACATTCAAATTTAGTATCATTATGTCAACCATGCCATCTAAAAGCCCATAAGGAACCAGATTGGCACAAAAAGTTTTTAGCAGAGGTAACTGCAAAATAA
- a CDS encoding tyrosine-type recombinase/integrase — MTIEDIKADPHVIDFLNTRRLRESTTKEYLLRINAYCNYLDKTPTEIIEEAENEEDNNIRMKKRNIKRYLTNFLMFLKDSNKSENYISAMMSTIITFYHDFDIETPKIKIKTNTNSKLITTNDIVKKEHILKLLEHCNLKYKSIILLMSSSGMGQSEILNLTYNDFINAISDYYKPADNELFDVYHISQKLEENKDELIGTWQIQRYKTSYGYITFSSPESIQMILHYLTDRILQNRPVKSLDDWLFESKGKQISTSTIVSYFKGLNDRCEFGYVGKHRFFTSHKLRKYFASTLNKNKIPELTTHWLLGHRVDPVTEAYFKADINSLKEQYKTVVEDLSIENVILREVTTEGYDKLLKKIEALEKRQALMEKLGSDTKFQDKMSSMKKTS; from the coding sequence ATGACAATAGAAGATATAAAAGCAGATCCTCATGTCATAGACTTTCTAAACACGCGAAGATTAAGAGAATCAACAACTAAAGAATATTTGCTGAGAATAAATGCATATTGTAATTATCTAGATAAAACGCCGACTGAAATCATAGAAGAAGCTGAAAACGAAGAAGACAATAATATACGAATGAAAAAAAGGAATATAAAACGATACCTAACTAATTTTTTAATGTTCCTTAAAGACAGTAATAAATCAGAAAATTACATTAGTGCAATGATGTCAACGATAATCACATTTTATCATGATTTTGACATAGAAACCCCCAAAATTAAAATTAAGACAAATACTAATTCTAAATTAATTACAACTAATGACATTGTAAAAAAAGAGCATATATTAAAACTCTTAGAACACTGCAATCTCAAATATAAATCAATTATACTTTTAATGAGTAGTTCAGGCATGGGTCAATCTGAAATTTTAAATTTAACTTATAATGATTTCATAAATGCTATTTCTGATTATTATAAACCTGCAGATAATGAACTGTTTGATGTGTATCATATAAGTCAAAAGTTAGAAGAGAATAAAGATGAATTAATAGGTACATGGCAGATACAACGATATAAGACTAGTTATGGTTACATTACATTTTCCTCGCCTGAAAGTATCCAAATGATACTACATTATCTAACAGATAGAATCTTACAAAATCGACCTGTAAAATCTTTAGATGATTGGCTTTTTGAATCCAAAGGAAAACAAATATCAACAAGTACAATAGTTTCTTACTTTAAAGGACTGAATGATCGTTGTGAATTTGGATATGTAGGTAAGCATCGTTTTTTTACAAGTCATAAGCTTAGAAAGTATTTTGCTTCTACTCTTAATAAAAATAAGATTCCTGAATTAACTACCCATTGGCTTCTAGGTCATAGGGTGGATCCTGTAACTGAAGCTTATTTTAAAGCAGATATTAACTCATTAAAAGAGCAGTATAAAACAGTAGTTGAAGATTTAAGTATTGAAAATGTTATTTTAAGAGAAGTAACAACAGAAGGCTATGATAAACTTTTAAAGAAGATTGAAGCTTTAGAAAAACGTCAAGCTTTAATGGAAAAACTTGGATCAGATACTAAATTTCAAGATAAAATGAGTAGTATGAAAAAAACAAGTTAA
- the thiC gene encoding phosphomethylpyrimidine synthase yields the protein MTQMDEAKKGIITEEMKAVAAAEGVSEEFIRKSVAQGTIAIPSNVNREVKAVGIGAGLRTKVNATIGTSTDICDFDMEEEKAKVAMAYQADTLMELSVGGDLDEIRKRILKISDIPVGSVPIYQAAIETIREKGAAIYMDEDIMFKSIEKQAKDGIDFMAIHCSVNRETLKRLKRQGREGGLVSRGGAFVSAWMVENDLENPLYKNFDYILEIAKEYDFCMSMANAMRAGALADSTDRAAVQELIVLGELIDRAREAGVQTIVEGPGHIPLNEIPANVILQKKLCRQAPFYMLGPIVTDIGAGYDHIVSSIGAATSAGAGADFICYVTPAEHLALPDAKDVKEGVIATRIGAYVGDMQKGIHNGEKDLVMANARKKLNWEAQFDSAMCPAEARRIRDERSPAEEDTCTMCGSYCAVKIVNEWLDEADTNVFD from the coding sequence ATGACACAAATGGATGAAGCAAAAAAAGGCATAATTACAGAGGAAATGAAGGCAGTAGCAGCTGCTGAGGGTGTTTCAGAGGAATTTATCAGGAAATCTGTTGCCCAAGGAACCATAGCCATTCCAAGTAACGTTAACAGAGAAGTTAAAGCTGTAGGTATTGGAGCAGGACTAAGAACTAAAGTAAATGCAACAATTGGAACTTCAACAGATATCTGCGACTTTGATATGGAAGAAGAAAAAGCTAAAGTAGCTATGGCTTATCAAGCTGACACTTTAATGGAACTTTCTGTAGGTGGAGACCTTGATGAAATCAGAAAAAGGATCCTCAAAATCTCAGATATTCCGGTAGGAAGCGTGCCTATTTACCAGGCAGCCATCGAAACAATAAGGGAAAAAGGTGCTGCAATTTACATGGATGAAGACATAATGTTTAAATCCATTGAAAAACAGGCAAAAGACGGTATTGACTTTATGGCTATCCACTGCAGTGTAAACCGTGAAACCCTTAAAAGATTAAAAAGACAGGGCCGTGAAGGAGGACTTGTAAGTAGAGGGGGAGCATTTGTATCTGCATGGATGGTAGAAAATGACCTGGAAAACCCATTATACAAAAACTTTGACTATATTCTAGAAATAGCTAAAGAATATGATTTTTGTATGTCCATGGCAAACGCTATGAGAGCGGGAGCACTAGCAGACTCTACAGACCGTGCTGCAGTCCAGGAACTCATCGTACTTGGAGAATTAATTGACAGGGCAAGGGAAGCAGGAGTCCAAACTATCGTAGAAGGACCGGGACACATCCCACTAAACGAAATTCCGGCAAATGTCATACTCCAGAAAAAATTATGCAGGCAGGCACCTTTCTATATGTTAGGGCCAATTGTAACTGATATTGGAGCAGGATACGACCATATAGTATCTTCAATTGGTGCAGCAACATCCGCAGGAGCAGGAGCAGATTTCATCTGTTATGTAACACCAGCAGAACACCTTGCATTACCAGACGCAAAAGATGTTAAAGAAGGAGTAATTGCAACAAGAATTGGTGCATACGTTGGAGACATGCAAAAAGGTATACACAACGGTGAAAAAGACCTTGTAATGGCCAACGCACGTAAAAAATTAAACTGGGAAGCACAGTTCGACTCTGCAATGTGTCCTGCAGAAGCAAGGAGAATAAGAGACGAAAGGTCGCCAGCAGAAGAAGATACATGTACAATGTGCGGAAGCTACTGTGCAGTTAAGATTGTAAACGAATGGTTAGACGAAGCAGACACTAACGTGTTTGATTAA